In Paenibacillus sp. 1781tsa1, one DNA window encodes the following:
- a CDS encoding response regulator, which yields MLSVLLVDDEMYVRKGLYELISWIDLDMEIIGEAENGVEALNLIERLQPDVIITDIRMPILDGLELIRAVEKMPHLEPVFIIISGYHDFKYAQQAIRYGVHDYILKPIDDEELTATLQKSANLICNKRKHILMAEGQASNIMLEDLIKGHVQKQDEHRYAEMLGINHNSSLLMTLIELQTGLDEIKITIEQLREAVHSLESNLCKMFISEQHRGMFALLMLWPIHDQGGSTLQDKLLSIHITLSKKLNLDIGLYAGTLVKEIGDVPQSFMAAKEAAKHKYAETGGVVRYTEIKDKPLFVFNVYQDEVDQLILSLEEGDRATYHNIVEEKFKLFHMNRFSPQAVAGSLLHYITGILAVVHEMGGNDEGLQQLKELAQQSHEGWNLRLLKNAFLMALEEAEDYVFHLRMERSKGDISKIKRYIDANYTENINLKSIAALFYMNPVYLGRLFRKSYNQYFNDYLLNLRIHEAKKLLRQTDLRMYEVAARVGFQNADYFVTQFEKLVKLSPTEYRNLLMGNEQRGAQCQDGT from the coding sequence ATGTTATCAGTATTACTTGTAGATGACGAGATGTATGTACGGAAAGGGCTGTATGAACTCATAAGCTGGATTGATCTTGATATGGAGATTATCGGAGAGGCAGAGAACGGTGTAGAGGCACTGAATCTGATTGAACGCCTGCAGCCAGACGTGATTATAACCGATATTCGTATGCCGATCCTGGATGGACTGGAACTTATTCGTGCCGTAGAGAAAATGCCTCATCTGGAACCTGTGTTCATTATCATCAGTGGTTATCATGACTTCAAATATGCACAGCAGGCAATCCGGTACGGTGTTCATGACTATATTCTGAAGCCTATTGATGATGAAGAACTGACGGCGACGTTGCAGAAGTCGGCTAATCTCATTTGCAACAAAAGAAAACATATCCTCATGGCTGAGGGCCAGGCCAGTAACATTATGCTGGAGGATCTGATCAAAGGTCATGTACAGAAGCAGGATGAACATCGATATGCCGAGATGCTCGGGATCAATCATAACTCCAGTCTGCTCATGACTTTGATCGAACTTCAGACCGGATTAGATGAAATCAAAATCACCATTGAACAGCTACGTGAAGCAGTACATTCTCTGGAGAGTAATTTATGCAAAATGTTCATCAGTGAGCAACACCGCGGCATGTTTGCATTATTAATGTTGTGGCCTATACATGATCAAGGCGGCTCGACGTTACAGGATAAACTGCTTTCTATTCATATAACACTGAGCAAAAAGCTTAATCTGGACATCGGTCTTTACGCAGGAACACTCGTCAAAGAAATTGGAGATGTCCCACAATCCTTTATGGCGGCTAAAGAAGCAGCCAAGCATAAATATGCAGAAACTGGTGGTGTCGTGCGTTATACCGAGATCAAAGACAAACCGTTGTTTGTTTTCAATGTATACCAGGACGAGGTGGATCAATTAATCTTGAGCCTGGAAGAGGGGGATAGGGCTACTTACCATAACATTGTAGAAGAGAAATTCAAATTGTTTCATATGAATCGATTTTCTCCTCAGGCTGTAGCTGGTTCTCTTTTGCATTATATAACGGGTATTCTCGCGGTAGTCCACGAAATGGGTGGTAATGATGAAGGGTTGCAGCAGCTAAAGGAGCTGGCACAACAAAGTCATGAAGGTTGGAATTTAAGACTACTGAAGAATGCTTTTCTCATGGCGCTGGAGGAAGCCGAGGATTATGTGTTTCATTTGCGGATGGAGCGGTCCAAAGGGGATATCAGCAAGATCAAACGATATATTGATGCAAATTATACCGAGAACATCAATCTCAAAAGCATTGCTGCGCTCTTCTACATGAATCCCGTTTATCTTGGGCGGTTATTCCGCAAAAGCTACAATCAATACTTCAATGACTATCTGCTGAACCTACGAATTCATGAGGCGAAGAAATTATTGCGGCAGACGGATCTGAGAATGTACGAGGTCGCTGCACGAGTGGGATTTCAGAATGCGGATTATTTTGTAACACAGTTTGAGAAACTCGTTAAGTTATCGCCTACAGAGTATCGCAATCTCCTTATGGGAAATGAGCAGCGAGGTGCACAATGCCAAGATGGAACCTGA
- a CDS encoding sensor histidine kinase, translating to MPRWNLNYMKLRDKLLLMYVLSVFIPIVVTNVVFYNVTSANIRSQKTRDAGMALNNLKNDLRVTIDQGVGLSYSLYTDHVFNDTISRSFRSHFEYIDAYNSYLKGQFSGQLNQGIRWYQVYTDNSTILSSGYIDRLTDVVRSSNWYVQFQAYSAPYPALISSDQMLSLVQRLDNLDTGEREQLLKIDLNMETIKQYFHNSGFDGKVYLVDPGGHIQFSNDSTAEASQIGKRYNEIQFPNKMIPFELTYTGINYLEGWSLHGVMDEEIVLKEVRKSRSFVVWLACINFVLPSIIIAAMSRSIHVRLVRILKHMKKVKTQNFQTIPPEDARDEIGQLTMEFNRMTETIHNLIHEVYLADIQKKDLELKQQQAQLHALHSQINPHFLFNTLESVRMRSLIKGEKETAKIVHNMAKMFRKSISWNQNDVTVKEELELIESFLQIQKYRFGEKLQYTIEADPAVLMYRIPKMVILPFVENASIHGIESSPGVGIIQLFVSTENDQLLIRLTDNGIGMSQARLEELLSYLNQNTDMGEHVGMKNAYSRLKLCYKNHFTFDIQTGEGEGTRIQIKLPLDPSAMPGD from the coding sequence ATGCCAAGATGGAACCTGAATTACATGAAGCTTCGAGATAAACTATTGCTGATGTATGTCCTGTCCGTGTTTATTCCCATCGTTGTTACCAATGTGGTGTTCTACAATGTCACATCCGCCAATATTCGTAGTCAGAAAACTCGTGATGCCGGCATGGCCTTGAACAATCTGAAGAACGACTTGCGTGTAACCATTGATCAGGGCGTCGGACTCTCTTATTCGTTATATACGGATCATGTATTCAATGACACCATCTCACGTTCGTTTCGAAGTCATTTTGAGTACATTGACGCTTATAATTCGTACCTGAAGGGTCAATTCTCCGGTCAATTGAATCAGGGGATTCGCTGGTATCAAGTGTATACCGATAATTCTACCATTCTATCTTCCGGTTATATTGATCGATTAACTGACGTGGTCCGAAGCTCTAACTGGTACGTTCAATTTCAGGCATACTCCGCTCCTTATCCGGCACTGATCTCATCGGATCAGATGTTAAGTCTGGTTCAACGGCTCGACAATCTGGACACTGGGGAGAGAGAGCAGTTACTTAAAATTGACCTCAACATGGAGACGATCAAGCAGTATTTTCACAACAGCGGATTCGACGGAAAAGTGTATTTAGTTGATCCAGGAGGACACATCCAATTTTCAAATGATTCTACAGCAGAAGCATCTCAGATAGGGAAACGTTACAATGAGATCCAGTTTCCGAACAAAATGATTCCCTTTGAACTTACGTATACAGGCATTAACTATCTGGAAGGGTGGTCCCTGCATGGCGTTATGGATGAAGAAATTGTGTTGAAAGAGGTACGGAAGTCCCGTTCCTTCGTGGTATGGCTGGCTTGCATTAATTTTGTCTTGCCTTCCATCATCATCGCGGCCATGTCCAGATCCATCCATGTCAGACTGGTGCGGATTCTAAAACATATGAAAAAAGTGAAAACACAGAATTTTCAGACGATTCCTCCTGAAGATGCAAGAGATGAGATCGGTCAGCTCACGATGGAATTCAATCGAATGACCGAGACGATCCATAACTTGATTCATGAGGTATATCTAGCTGACATTCAGAAGAAAGACCTGGAGTTAAAACAGCAGCAAGCTCAGCTTCATGCACTCCATAGTCAGATTAACCCTCATTTTTTGTTTAATACCCTGGAGTCGGTACGGATGAGGAGCCTCATCAAGGGCGAGAAAGAGACCGCCAAAATTGTGCATAACATGGCCAAGATGTTTCGCAAGTCGATCAGTTGGAATCAGAATGATGTGACAGTGAAGGAAGAATTGGAACTCATCGAGAGTTTTTTGCAAATCCAGAAATACCGCTTTGGAGAAAAACTTCAATATACCATTGAGGCAGATCCTGCGGTACTGATGTACCGAATCCCCAAGATGGTGATCCTTCCCTTTGTTGAAAATGCAAGTATTCATGGAATTGAGTCATCTCCGGGTGTAGGTATCATTCAACTCTTCGTTTCAACAGAAAATGACCAGCTCCTTATTCGACTAACGGATAACGGAATAGGGATGTCACAAGCTAGATTGGAAGAATTGCTGAGCTATCTGAATCAGAACACGGATATGGGAGAGCATGTTGGCATGAAAAATGCGTATAGTCGCTTAAAACTTTGTTATAAAAATCACTTTACATTCGACATCCAGACAGGGGAAGGAGAAGGAACACGTATCCAAATTAAGCTTCCACTTGATCCATCAGCCATGCCAGGCGACTAA
- a CDS encoding ABC transporter substrate-binding protein: protein MFRKRNIITSLAILLAVTLAGCNKASPEASYPDSNDNTPVTFKYFTFGGGKKDILASSTTIGKALHEQTGVDWKMEYLVGDGATKAGVMIASGDYPDIIDSSGEMAKLMDAGSFIPLDELIEQYGPNIKRVYGPYMDKFRQEDGKIYFLPYTANIGYVSEPNFQTGFYIQRAVLKEFNYPKIKTLDEYFDLIEQYKQKHPQIDGKETIGFATLAGESGSFFTLLNPAMHLAGYPNDGSVMVDMQSHEAKLVAGSDYQKQWIQKLSEVNAQGMFDPESFTMNQDQYLAKLTSGRVLGYFSYSWQVGDATNNLKKAGLDDKRYVSLPIVFDDSVKDQYVDPPGFVNNYGVGITVNAKDPVRIVKYFDNLLKEENQILVLWGIEDETYSVNDEGRFYFKNDDQRKAHEDPELSRKFGFDYFNYSWPRYGNNSVLEDGNAYGPGNQPEVATFSYTDGDKLLLEKYGVETFTELFSTPDERPWSPAWSIALEQGSPEQIFITKAEDLQKKYLPKMIMDSPSTFENTWNEYMSQLNQLDKKTYEATITQAVKDRVAGKW, encoded by the coding sequence ATGTTTAGAAAAAGAAACATTATAACAAGTCTGGCCATTTTACTGGCTGTAACGCTGGCAGGTTGCAATAAAGCCAGCCCGGAAGCCTCTTATCCTGACAGTAATGACAACACCCCGGTCACCTTTAAATATTTCACGTTTGGCGGTGGCAAGAAGGACATTCTGGCAAGCAGCACGACCATTGGCAAGGCGTTACATGAACAAACAGGCGTTGATTGGAAGATGGAATATCTGGTCGGCGACGGTGCAACCAAGGCAGGTGTAATGATTGCGAGTGGGGATTACCCCGACATCATCGACTCCAGTGGTGAAATGGCCAAGTTGATGGATGCAGGATCTTTTATCCCGCTGGATGAACTGATCGAACAATACGGGCCTAACATCAAGCGGGTATACGGGCCTTATATGGACAAATTCAGACAGGAGGATGGAAAGATATATTTCTTGCCGTACACTGCCAACATTGGTTATGTGTCAGAGCCTAACTTCCAGACTGGCTTCTACATTCAGCGTGCTGTGTTAAAAGAGTTCAACTATCCCAAGATCAAAACGCTGGACGAATATTTTGACTTGATTGAGCAATACAAGCAAAAGCATCCGCAGATCGATGGGAAAGAAACCATCGGCTTCGCCACACTTGCGGGTGAATCGGGCAGCTTTTTCACCCTGCTCAATCCGGCCATGCATCTGGCTGGATATCCAAACGATGGCAGTGTGATGGTGGATATGCAGAGCCATGAAGCCAAATTGGTAGCCGGATCTGATTATCAGAAACAATGGATTCAGAAGCTAAGCGAAGTTAACGCACAAGGGATGTTTGATCCCGAATCCTTCACAATGAACCAGGATCAGTATCTTGCCAAGTTGACGTCTGGTCGGGTGCTGGGATATTTCAGTTACTCCTGGCAGGTTGGAGATGCAACCAACAACCTCAAGAAGGCTGGACTTGATGATAAACGATATGTATCTCTACCGATCGTATTTGATGACAGCGTCAAAGACCAGTATGTGGACCCGCCAGGCTTTGTGAACAACTACGGTGTCGGAATTACCGTAAATGCCAAAGATCCCGTACGAATTGTTAAATATTTTGATAATTTGCTTAAGGAAGAGAACCAGATTCTGGTTCTATGGGGCATTGAGGACGAGACGTATAGCGTGAATGATGAGGGCCGTTTTTATTTCAAAAATGATGACCAACGCAAGGCACATGAAGATCCGGAATTAAGTCGTAAATTCGGCTTTGACTATTTTAATTACAGCTGGCCTCGTTACGGCAATAACTCCGTACTGGAGGATGGCAACGCCTATGGACCAGGCAATCAACCAGAAGTGGCTACCTTTAGTTACACGGACGGTGACAAGCTGTTGTTAGAGAAATATGGTGTGGAGACATTCACAGAACTATTCAGCACACCGGATGAGCGTCCTTGGTCTCCTGCTTGGTCCATTGCATTGGAGCAGGGCTCTCCTGAACAGATTTTCATCACCAAAGCAGAAGATCTCCAGAAGAAATATTTACCCAAAATGATTATGGACTCGCCTTCCACGTTCGAGAACACATGGAATGAGTATATGAGTCAATTGAATCAACTGGACAAGAAAACATATGAAGCTACGATAACACAGGCAGTGAAGGATCGTGTAGCTGGCAAATGGTGA
- a CDS encoding ABC transporter substrate-binding protein encodes MLKTKVRIASLAVLLTVLLAGCSQNNSSSPSATGDDENSPVTFSYYMFSPGKKDTLASETTIGKVLQEQTGVDWKLEYLVGDSATKAGVMIASGDYPDVISSSGEMSKLLDAGAYIPLDDLIEEYGPNIKRVYGPYFDKMKNAEDGKIYALPYTANQGEYSGSPNVGGGAFWIQRSVLKEFNYPKITTLDEYFDLIQDYKEKYPTVDGAETIGFVSLAGVANNFFTLQNPAMHLAGYPNDGSVMVDMTTHEAKVVAGTDAQKKWIKKLNEINAQGMLDPESFTMNKDQYLAKLTSGRVLGYFNYGWQIGDASKNLLSAGIDEKRYAPLPIVFDEGIKDQYVDPPGFVNNYATGISVNAKDPVRIIKYFDNLLKEENQVLVQWGIKDETYSVDEKGRFYYANEDQRKAHDDLELSRKFGFTYFGTDWPKYGGESTLTDGNAYSPGNQPEVAAASYTEGDKKFLEAYGIQTFSELFNKPEERPWFPAWSIALEQGSPEQIFTTKSDDLQRKYLPEMILGAPSNFDKLWDAYMAELNKLDKAGYEATITKVVKDRVAGKW; translated from the coding sequence ATGTTAAAAACGAAAGTTAGAATAGCAAGTTTAGCTGTATTACTGACCGTTTTGCTGGCTGGGTGCAGTCAGAACAATTCGTCATCACCTTCAGCCACAGGTGATGATGAGAACAGTCCAGTCACGTTCTCATATTATATGTTCTCTCCAGGCAAGAAGGATACTCTGGCAAGCGAAACAACAATCGGTAAAGTGTTGCAAGAACAAACAGGTGTGGACTGGAAGTTGGAATATCTGGTAGGTGATAGTGCGACAAAAGCCGGTGTCATGATCGCCAGTGGAGATTATCCTGATGTCATTAGCTCCAGTGGTGAGATGTCAAAGTTATTGGATGCCGGGGCCTATATTCCGCTGGATGATCTGATTGAGGAATACGGCCCTAATATCAAAAGGGTATATGGACCATACTTCGATAAAATGAAAAATGCAGAAGACGGAAAAATCTATGCGCTGCCTTATACGGCTAATCAGGGTGAGTATTCAGGTAGTCCAAATGTTGGTGGGGGAGCATTCTGGATTCAGCGCTCTGTGCTCAAAGAGTTTAATTATCCCAAGATCACTACACTGGATGAATATTTTGATCTGATTCAGGATTACAAGGAAAAATATCCAACGGTTGATGGTGCAGAGACGATCGGATTTGTGTCACTTGCAGGTGTCGCCAATAACTTCTTCACCTTGCAAAATCCAGCAATGCATCTCGCCGGTTATCCGAACGATGGCAGTGTCATGGTGGACATGACTACCCATGAAGCGAAAGTCGTCGCTGGAACAGATGCTCAGAAAAAATGGATTAAGAAGTTAAATGAGATTAATGCTCAAGGGATGCTGGATCCGGAATCCTTTACGATGAACAAAGACCAGTATTTGGCTAAACTGACTTCGGGTCGTGTGTTAGGGTACTTCAATTATGGCTGGCAGATTGGGGATGCGTCGAAAAACCTGCTCTCGGCAGGCATTGATGAGAAGCGCTATGCACCACTTCCGATCGTGTTTGATGAAGGAATTAAGGATCAATATGTTGATCCTCCCGGCTTCGTCAACAACTATGCAACAGGTATCTCGGTGAATGCCAAAGACCCTGTTCGTATCATCAAATACTTTGATAATTTGCTGAAGGAGGAGAATCAGGTTCTGGTGCAATGGGGCATCAAGGACGAGACGTACAGTGTGGATGAAAAGGGCCGATTTTATTATGCAAATGAAGATCAACGCAAGGCACATGATGATCTGGAGCTCAGCCGTAAATTCGGGTTCACCTACTTTGGCACAGACTGGCCGAAATATGGCGGTGAATCTACACTAACCGATGGTAACGCTTATAGCCCTGGCAACCAGCCGGAAGTGGCCGCTGCATCTTACACCGAGGGAGACAAGAAATTCCTTGAAGCCTACGGTATCCAAACTTTTAGTGAATTGTTCAACAAACCGGAAGAGCGGCCTTGGTTCCCGGCTTGGTCCATCGCATTGGAGCAAGGATCACCAGAACAGATCTTCACGACCAAATCGGATGATTTGCAACGTAAATACTTGCCGGAAATGATCTTGGGAGCACCATCGAATTTTGATAAGCTATGGGATGCCTACATGGCTGAATTGAACAAATTGGACAAAGCTGGTTATGAAGCGACCATTACCAAAGTTGTGAAGGATCGTGTCGCAGGAAAATGGTGA
- a CDS encoding sugar ABC transporter permease, translated as MPPASSPKGTRAHLFFKRLVQQRTLAWMCIPFVIWAFIFKYLPLWGWTMAFQNFKPARSFSDQQWVGWQHFSTLFEDNTFYRVLRNTLVMSSIKLVLGFVTAITLALLLNELKNVIFKRFVQTVSYLPHFISWVVASSIVLTVLSPDGIINLLLMKLHLIDSPVLWMGKGEYFWGILGATEVWKDVGWNTIIYLAAITAIDPAQYEAAEIDGASRFKRMLYITLPGLKPVIVILLIMNMGSILESGFEPQYLLGNGMNMDYSENLDIFVLKYGLGMGNFSLGTAAGIFKTVVSFIFLFSANYIAKKMGESRLF; from the coding sequence ATGCCGCCAGCCTCGAGTCCGAAGGGAACCAGAGCACATTTGTTCTTCAAACGTCTTGTCCAACAACGAACACTTGCCTGGATGTGTATACCTTTTGTCATCTGGGCTTTTATCTTCAAGTACCTGCCGTTATGGGGATGGACCATGGCTTTTCAGAATTTCAAACCGGCGAGGTCCTTCTCGGATCAGCAGTGGGTAGGCTGGCAGCATTTTAGTACGTTATTTGAAGACAATACCTTCTACCGGGTGCTGCGCAATACGCTTGTCATGAGTTCCATCAAACTGGTCTTGGGATTTGTGACAGCGATCACACTGGCCCTTTTATTAAATGAGCTGAAAAATGTCATATTTAAACGTTTTGTGCAAACCGTCAGTTATCTGCCTCACTTTATCTCGTGGGTTGTTGCTTCCAGTATTGTATTAACCGTCCTGTCACCAGACGGAATTATCAATCTGCTGCTGATGAAGCTTCACCTGATTGACAGTCCGGTACTATGGATGGGGAAAGGTGAATACTTCTGGGGTATTCTGGGGGCAACCGAGGTGTGGAAGGATGTCGGCTGGAACACTATTATCTATCTGGCAGCAATTACGGCGATTGATCCGGCGCAATATGAGGCTGCCGAGATTGATGGAGCCAGTCGCTTCAAACGGATGTTATATATCACGCTGCCTGGCTTAAAACCGGTTATTGTGATCTTGTTGATCATGAACATGGGAAGTATTCTGGAATCCGGATTTGAACCACAATATCTGCTGGGTAACGGGATGAATATGGACTATTCGGAGAATCTGGACATCTTTGTGCTGAAATATGGATTAGGGATGGGGAACTTTTCCTTGGGTACAGCAGCAGGCATTTTCAAAACTGTGGTCAGCTTCATCTTCCTTTTCTCCGCGAACTATATAGCAAAAAAAATGGGAGAGAGCAGACTATTCTAA
- a CDS encoding carbohydrate ABC transporter permease, with amino-acid sequence MRKGNTSRLRNSSTGDRAFDTINMIFMVCLMIVTIYPFVNMIAVSFNNANDAIRGGIYLWPRVWTLDNYKYIFGESDIYHATLISALRTVIGTVVSVFCTAMLAYTVSRQEFVLRKFVTMFFVFTMYFSGGLIPGYLLIRDLGLIGSFWVYIIPGVIGVFNMIVIRSFIEGLPEGILESARIDGAGEFTTFIRVVLPLTIPAMATVSLFVAVGQWNSWFDVFLYNSSNKELSTLQYELMKILQTSTTSATSSASDAYQSAESNATAVTPTSIRATMTIIASVPILMVYPFLQKYFVQGMTIGGVKG; translated from the coding sequence ATGCGAAAAGGAAACACATCCCGCTTGCGAAATAGCAGTACCGGGGATCGAGCATTTGACACTATTAACATGATCTTCATGGTATGTCTGATGATTGTGACGATCTATCCCTTTGTTAATATGATTGCCGTATCCTTCAACAATGCAAATGATGCCATTCGGGGTGGAATATATCTATGGCCCCGTGTATGGACACTGGACAATTACAAATACATTTTTGGCGAATCCGATATCTATCACGCAACGCTGATCTCGGCCCTGCGTACGGTCATTGGAACCGTGGTGTCCGTCTTCTGTACAGCCATGCTGGCGTATACGGTTAGTCGTCAGGAATTTGTGCTTCGCAAGTTTGTTACGATGTTTTTTGTGTTCACCATGTACTTCAGCGGGGGCTTGATCCCCGGTTATCTGCTGATTCGAGACCTTGGATTGATCGGTTCCTTCTGGGTGTATATCATTCCGGGTGTAATCGGTGTGTTCAATATGATTGTCATCCGTTCATTTATTGAAGGTCTTCCTGAAGGCATTCTGGAGTCAGCCCGTATTGACGGGGCAGGGGAGTTCACGACATTTATCCGCGTTGTCCTGCCGCTAACGATTCCCGCAATGGCAACCGTATCACTCTTTGTAGCCGTGGGACAATGGAATTCCTGGTTCGATGTATTCCTGTACAACTCATCCAATAAAGAATTAAGCACGTTGCAATACGAATTAATGAAGATTCTGCAAACTTCAACGACCTCCGCGACTTCGTCAGCAAGTGATGCTTATCAGTCTGCCGAGAGCAATGCAACGGCGGTTACACCAACCTCGATTCGAGCGACCATGACCATTATTGCGAGTGTTCCTATTCTGATGGTGTATCCGTTCTTGCAGAAATACTTTGTACAAGGCATGACGATTGGCGGGGTGAAGGGATAG
- a CDS encoding glycoside hydrolase family 3 N-terminal domain-containing protein, which produces MHVKWMTMIGAVLGSMLIGVGTAAAEETFVDLKHSKWAEDGITYMAKRGTVAGYGNGIFKPEALVTRAQAVTFMVRELYPDQLQRAVEGTTYSDVPTTHPFHREIMIAAENGLASGFPNGTFRPDAPLSRAETAAFLTRAYSLEEGKNLAKWTDTDKHWAVAPILIMSSNGLVGGYSDATFRPNQAVTRAEYAVFMARVIRFEREAAIRAQDWDKLISYMTVSEQVGQMLMPDIRQWNGKATTTVNEGLKRSIHDQDLGGLILFDKNIVDARQLTTFTHDIEREAGDIPLFLSIDQEGGVIKRIPGGTNLPGQMALGATGDAALAEAAGQLTGEELKALGIQINFAPVLDINSNPDNPIIGIRSFGSDADLVTRLGLATIKGLQQSGVMAAVKHFPGHGDTKVDSHLGMPVLTHNRERLDAVELKPFQAAIKNGVEMIMTAHIAFPAIDNEHVTSLKDGERVPIPATVSKKVLTGLLRGELGYEGLIISDAFTMNAIAEHFGENQSVERAVSAGVDIILMPKDSAAAHQTLVNAVNNGTIKDETIHASVKRILEMKAKYGLFERSQTLAQKLTQLNGIIGSKEHRAVEQKIAERAVTVLSSREGMLPDQIQQGDRVVIVAAEQDQAKQLEKQLLQAANNLSLKTEIALVGQGKMNETLQVIGKADYVILASYQFRNVASQFGWSEYQSLINAMNQSNQRYTLLSLGNPYEMIYLQNVRSGLAVYGKQEPNTSAGIKALLGQLKAGGQLPVQTD; this is translated from the coding sequence ATGCATGTAAAATGGATGACGATGATTGGTGCTGTTCTCGGCTCTATGCTTATAGGCGTGGGGACGGCAGCTGCGGAAGAAACGTTTGTTGATTTAAAACATTCAAAGTGGGCAGAGGATGGCATCACGTATATGGCGAAACGGGGAACAGTGGCTGGATACGGCAATGGGATTTTCAAGCCTGAGGCACTTGTGACACGGGCGCAAGCCGTCACTTTTATGGTGCGGGAGCTTTATCCAGATCAGCTTCAGAGAGCAGTGGAAGGCACAACCTATTCGGATGTTCCAACGACACACCCTTTCCATCGAGAAATCATGATAGCTGCTGAAAATGGACTTGCGAGTGGTTTCCCTAACGGAACCTTCCGTCCGGACGCACCGCTTAGCCGCGCAGAGACTGCGGCCTTCCTTACAAGGGCATATTCACTCGAAGAAGGTAAGAATCTCGCAAAATGGACCGATACGGACAAACATTGGGCTGTAGCGCCTATTCTTATTATGAGTTCAAACGGCTTGGTCGGTGGTTATTCGGATGCCACTTTCCGTCCAAATCAAGCTGTCACGCGCGCTGAATATGCCGTATTTATGGCGAGAGTAATTCGCTTCGAACGCGAAGCAGCCATTCGGGCGCAAGATTGGGATAAGCTGATATCCTATATGACGGTAAGCGAGCAAGTGGGTCAGATGCTTATGCCCGATATTAGGCAATGGAATGGTAAAGCGACGACGACCGTTAATGAAGGGCTGAAACGCAGTATCCATGATCAAGATTTGGGCGGGCTTATTCTTTTTGACAAAAATATTGTTGACGCGAGGCAGCTTACAACGTTCACACATGATATAGAAAGAGAAGCAGGTGATATCCCTCTATTTCTTAGTATCGACCAAGAAGGAGGCGTCATTAAGCGAATACCGGGTGGTACGAATCTGCCAGGTCAGATGGCGCTGGGTGCAACTGGAGATGCAGCGCTTGCCGAAGCGGCTGGTCAGCTGACGGGGGAGGAGCTGAAGGCACTGGGAATTCAGATTAACTTTGCGCCAGTGCTGGACATCAACAGCAATCCAGATAACCCCATCATTGGTATACGTTCGTTTGGCTCAGATGCGGATTTGGTGACACGGCTTGGTCTGGCAACGATAAAAGGGCTACAGCAATCAGGGGTGATGGCGGCAGTGAAGCATTTTCCGGGTCACGGAGATACGAAGGTAGATTCCCATCTGGGTATGCCGGTACTAACTCATAATCGCGAGCGGCTGGATGCTGTAGAATTAAAGCCATTTCAGGCTGCAATCAAAAATGGTGTAGAGATGATTATGACCGCGCATATTGCTTTTCCTGCCATTGATAACGAACATGTCACTTCGCTCAAAGACGGTGAACGTGTGCCGATTCCTGCCACCGTATCGAAAAAAGTACTGACAGGACTTCTTCGCGGAGAGCTGGGATATGAAGGTCTCATCATTTCCGATGCTTTCACCATGAATGCCATTGCGGAGCATTTTGGGGAGAATCAATCGGTAGAACGCGCCGTTTCCGCAGGTGTTGATATCATCCTAATGCCGAAAGATTCAGCAGCGGCCCATCAAACGCTGGTGAATGCGGTGAACAATGGAACGATCAAGGATGAAACTATACACGCATCTGTGAAACGAATCCTGGAGATGAAAGCGAAATATGGTTTGTTTGAACGCAGCCAGACTCTTGCGCAAAAGCTAACTCAGCTTAACGGTATTATTGGATCGAAGGAGCATCGAGCGGTGGAGCAGAAAATCGCAGAGCGGGCGGTCACCGTACTCAGCAGCCGCGAAGGTATGCTTCCAGATCAAATTCAGCAAGGCGATCGGGTTGTTATTGTTGCAGCCGAGCAGGATCAGGCGAAACAGCTTGAAAAACAACTGTTACAAGCCGCTAATAATCTGTCGTTAAAGACTGAAATTGCACTTGTTGGACAAGGCAAAATGAATGAAACGCTCCAGGTAATTGGCAAAGCCGACTATGTCATTCTTGCTTCTTACCAATTCCGGAATGTAGCCAGCCAGTTCGGATGGAGCGAGTATCAATCCTTGATCAATGCGATGAACCAGAGTAATCAGCGATATACGCTGTTGTCATTAGGTAACCCTTACGAGATGATCTATCTTCAGAACGTGCGCTCAGGGCTTGCAGTGTATGGAAAGCAGGAGCCAAACACGTCTGCCGGGATCAAAGCTTTGCTTGGTCAATTGAAAGCTGGAGGACAGTTGCCCGTACAAACGGATTAA